A genomic segment from Aliidongia dinghuensis encodes:
- a CDS encoding dihydrodipicolinate synthase family protein, with translation MPATPRFRGVFPVVPTIFTETGALDLAGQKRSVDFMIDAGSDGLAILANFSEQFVLSDEERQVLTRTILEHVAGRVPVIVTTSHFSSRICAERSREAEALGAAMVMVMPPYHGATIRVAEPGIEQFYRAVSDAISIPIMIQDAPVAGTPLSAAFLAKLAREVAAVAYFKIEVPFAAGKLRELIRLGGDAIEGPWDGEEAITLMADLDAGATGAMTGGGYPDGIVPIVRDYLAGNREAAQRAYDRWLPLINYENRQCGLLAAKALMLEGGIIESGAPRAPLAPLHPATRAGLIEVARRLDALVLRWAR, from the coding sequence ATGCCAGCCACCCCCCGCTTCCGCGGCGTCTTCCCGGTCGTCCCGACCATCTTCACCGAAACCGGCGCGCTCGACCTCGCCGGCCAGAAGCGCTCAGTCGATTTCATGATCGACGCCGGATCCGACGGGCTTGCGATCCTCGCCAACTTCTCCGAGCAGTTCGTGCTCTCGGACGAGGAACGCCAAGTGCTGACCCGCACCATCCTCGAGCACGTGGCGGGCCGCGTGCCGGTCATCGTCACGACCAGCCATTTCTCGTCCAGGATCTGCGCCGAGCGCTCGCGCGAGGCTGAGGCGCTGGGTGCGGCCATGGTCATGGTCATGCCGCCCTATCACGGCGCCACGATCCGCGTCGCCGAGCCCGGCATCGAGCAATTTTACCGCGCCGTCTCCGACGCGATCTCGATCCCGATCATGATCCAGGACGCGCCGGTTGCCGGCACGCCGCTGTCCGCCGCCTTCCTCGCCAAGCTCGCGCGCGAGGTGGCGGCCGTCGCCTATTTCAAGATCGAGGTGCCGTTCGCCGCGGGTAAGCTGCGCGAGCTCATCCGGCTTGGCGGCGACGCGATCGAGGGCCCGTGGGACGGCGAGGAGGCGATCACGCTCATGGCCGACCTCGACGCCGGTGCGACCGGCGCCATGACCGGCGGCGGCTATCCGGACGGGATCGTGCCGATCGTGCGCGACTATCTCGCCGGCAACCGCGAAGCAGCGCAGCGCGCTTACGATCGCTGGCTGCCGCTCATCAACTACGAGAACCGGCAATGCGGCCTGCTCGCCGCCAAGGCGCTGATGCTGGAGGGCGGCATCATCGAAAGCGGCGCGCCGCGCGCGCCGTTGGCCCCGCTCCACCCGGCGACACGCGCCGGCCTCATCGAGGTGGCGCGCCGGCTGGACGCGCTGGTGCTGCGCTGGGCCCGATAA
- a CDS encoding DUF1194 domain-containing protein: MRRGLVLILVSLALGLMPGRDWGEDALPTPAVDVALVLAVDVSSSVDEGRFHLQEAGYAAAFRNPTVQAALLSGPEHAIAVAYVQWAGARSQHVALAWRRVDSEAAARDLADRIGAIERLDEGSTSISGAIDFAMTLFQAMPYRAARRILDVSGDGSNNSGRLAYLARDDAVKAGITINGLPILTVEPELDHYYRDNVIGGPDAFMVPATGFDTFATAIAYKLEHEVAARPVKGTPPS; encoded by the coding sequence ATGCGGCGCGGTCTCGTCCTGATCCTGGTTTCGCTCGCCCTCGGCCTGATGCCCGGCCGCGACTGGGGCGAGGATGCGCTGCCGACACCCGCCGTCGACGTGGCGCTGGTGCTTGCGGTCGACGTGTCGTCGAGCGTCGACGAGGGACGCTTCCACTTGCAGGAGGCGGGCTATGCCGCGGCGTTCCGCAATCCCACGGTTCAGGCGGCGCTCTTGAGCGGGCCCGAGCACGCGATTGCCGTCGCCTATGTCCAATGGGCGGGCGCCCGCTCGCAGCATGTGGCGCTCGCCTGGAGGCGTGTCGACAGCGAGGCGGCGGCGCGTGATCTCGCGGACCGGATCGGGGCGATCGAACGGCTGGACGAGGGCTCGACCTCGATCAGCGGCGCCATCGATTTCGCGATGACGCTGTTCCAGGCCATGCCCTATCGGGCGGCCCGGCGCATCCTCGATGTCTCGGGCGACGGCAGCAACAACAGCGGCCGGCTCGCCTATCTCGCGCGCGACGACGCGGTCAAAGCCGGCATCACCATCAACGGCCTGCCGATCCTGACGGTCGAGCCGGAGCTCGACCACTATTACCGCGACAATGTCATCGGCGGGCCGGACGCCTTCATGGTGCCGGCGACAGGCTTCGACACGTTCGCGACCGCGATCGCCTACAAGCTCGAGCACGAGGTGGCGGCGCGCCCGGTCAAAGGCACGCCGCCCTCATGA
- a CDS encoding RNA pyrophosphohydrolase, with protein MSVTLPFVPEPGPEYRRNVGLMLLNARGQAWVGRRTDTDLDAWQMPQGGIDKGESAAAAALRELEEEIGTAKAEILLESDGWVAYDLPPELRAKVWGGKWRGQAQRWFALRFTGTDADIDIATRHPEFSAWRWVARAQLPALIVPFKRPVYEAVLADFEPKLRALGL; from the coding sequence ATGTCGGTGACGCTACCGTTCGTCCCGGAGCCCGGGCCGGAATACCGCCGCAATGTCGGCCTGATGCTGCTCAATGCCCGGGGCCAGGCCTGGGTCGGCCGGCGGACCGACACCGACCTCGACGCCTGGCAGATGCCGCAGGGCGGCATCGACAAGGGCGAGAGCGCGGCCGCGGCGGCACTGCGCGAGCTCGAGGAGGAGATCGGCACCGCCAAGGCCGAGATCCTGCTCGAAAGCGACGGCTGGGTCGCCTATGACCTGCCGCCGGAACTCCGGGCCAAGGTCTGGGGCGGCAAGTGGCGGGGCCAGGCGCAGCGCTGGTTTGCGCTCCGTTTCACCGGCACCGACGCCGACATAGACATCGCGACCCGGCACCCCGAATTCAGCGCCTGGCGCTGGGTCGCGCGCGCCCAGCTGCCTGCGCTCATCGTGCCGTTCAAACGCCCGGTCTACGAGGCCGTGCTGGCGGACTTCGAGCCGAAGCTGAGGGCGCTGGGGCTGTGA
- a CDS encoding divergent polysaccharide deacetylase family protein: MAERRPVPDAADRGVAARRMMPLAFAAGSLVVVVAGGALWLTLSGPLPDRGVTVALPTPATAPLPTSAAPEPSAAAPQPATVKAEPPAVATPAAETPAAESPAAPAPAATASNTPASNTPASDKPVPAADAPQSLLPPPSAQDTPPAPPPGFSHGQALAAAPDADLIERVATGYLPVVGRDGRLPWQVYARPFDLADKRPRVAMIITALGMSATQTDAAINRLPAAVTLAFQPYARKLGEWINLSRAAGHEVLLTLPMEPLDYPRNDPGPNPLLTALEPAKNLERFNWVMSQGTGYVGLVGFEGSRYTAAHDDMMPILDAMKRRGLLYVDNRETPQTVVPALAGELKLPFASSNRTIDRDATRAGIDKRLAELEDIARRNGAAVGIGSPFPVTFERVAVWAQGLEDRGLVLAPVSAVIGKTKEQVPQKGEQQKGEPPAAGPGAGKEGEGAAPANKDTPASKDSGKDTAAAGTKPAAAAKQE; encoded by the coding sequence ATGGCGGAGCGTCGGCCGGTGCCGGACGCGGCGGACAGGGGCGTTGCCGCGCGCCGGATGATGCCGCTCGCGTTCGCCGCCGGCAGCCTCGTCGTTGTCGTGGCGGGCGGGGCCCTCTGGCTCACGCTCAGCGGCCCGCTGCCCGACCGCGGCGTGACGGTGGCGCTGCCGACGCCGGCCACGGCGCCATTGCCGACGTCGGCGGCACCCGAGCCCTCGGCCGCGGCACCCCAGCCCGCGACTGTCAAGGCCGAACCGCCGGCGGTTGCTACGCCCGCCGCCGAAACGCCCGCCGCCGAATCGCCCGCTGCGCCGGCTCCCGCGGCAACGGCATCGAACACCCCGGCATCCAACACCCCGGCATCAGACAAACCGGTGCCGGCTGCCGACGCGCCGCAGTCCCTGTTGCCGCCGCCGTCTGCGCAGGACACGCCGCCGGCCCCGCCGCCAGGCTTCAGCCATGGGCAGGCCTTGGCGGCGGCTCCGGATGCCGATCTGATCGAGCGTGTCGCGACGGGCTATCTGCCGGTCGTCGGGCGCGACGGGCGGCTGCCGTGGCAGGTCTATGCCCGGCCGTTCGACCTGGCCGACAAGCGGCCACGCGTGGCGATGATCATCACGGCGCTCGGCATGTCGGCGACCCAGACCGACGCGGCGATCAACCGCCTGCCGGCCGCCGTCACGCTCGCCTTCCAGCCCTATGCCCGCAAGCTTGGCGAATGGATCAACCTGTCGCGGGCGGCCGGGCACGAGGTGCTGCTGACCCTGCCGATGGAGCCGCTCGACTATCCGCGCAACGATCCCGGCCCCAACCCGCTCCTGACCGCGCTCGAGCCGGCCAAGAACCTGGAGCGCTTCAATTGGGTGATGAGCCAGGGCACCGGCTATGTCGGGCTCGTGGGCTTCGAGGGCTCGCGCTACACCGCGGCGCATGACGACATGATGCCGATCCTCGACGCGATGAAGCGGCGCGGGCTGCTCTATGTCGACAATCGCGAGACGCCGCAGACGGTGGTGCCGGCCTTGGCGGGCGAGCTCAAGCTGCCGTTCGCGTCGTCCAACCGCACGATCGACCGCGACGCGACGCGCGCCGGCATCGACAAGCGGCTTGCCGAGCTCGAGGACATCGCGCGGCGCAACGGCGCTGCCGTCGGCATCGGCTCGCCCTTCCCGGTCACGTTCGAGCGCGTCGCCGTCTGGGCCCAGGGCCTCGAGGATCGCGGGCTGGTCCTGGCGCCAGTTTCGGCCGTGATCGGCAAGACCAAGGAGCAGGTGCCCCAGAAGGGTGAACAGCAGAAGGGCGAGCCGCCCGCGGCCGGCCCAGGCGCCGGCAAGGAAGGCGAGGGTGCCGCACCCGCGAACAAGGACACGCCGGCGAGCAAGGACAGTGGCAAGGACACGGCCGCTGCCGGTACCAAGCCCGCTGCAGCCGCCAAGCAGGAATAG
- a CDS encoding S41 family peptidase has product MMRRVFLAAGAALFVLLEPAGAAPPTQSGNADTFKALNLFAEVFDRVRQDYVEPVNDQELVENAINGMLTSLDPHSSYMNAKAYKDMQVDTHGEFGGLGLEVVQDQGLVKVVSPIDDTPSAKAGIKAGDYIVALDGDPIVNMSLNEAVEKMRGAPGTTIKITLRREGEPKPIDLTLTRAIIKVASVRGHLERDTIAYLRISSFKEQTATELEDTYKKLKAQAGKLTGVVLDLRNDPGGLLDQAVAVSDDFLERGEIVSTRGRRPEDVQRYNAHPGEITNGLPIVVLINGGTASASEIVAGALQDHHRAVVLGTRSFGKGSVQTIIPVLGQGAMRLTTARYFTPSGRSIQAKGIEPDIVVEPAKIEKIGGPERLHEADLKGALKNPDDPAKPAAAKPSATKDQSAGKDKDQEAPPMPGDVIDPSASAKADDYQLSRALDLLKGVALFSSRAVD; this is encoded by the coding sequence ATGATGCGGCGAGTTTTTCTGGCGGCTGGTGCCGCGCTCTTCGTCCTGCTGGAGCCGGCCGGCGCCGCCCCGCCGACCCAGTCGGGCAACGCCGATACCTTCAAGGCGCTCAACCTGTTCGCCGAAGTGTTCGATCGCGTGCGCCAGGACTATGTCGAACCGGTCAATGACCAGGAGCTGGTCGAGAATGCCATCAACGGCATGCTGACCTCGCTCGACCCGCATTCGAGCTACATGAACGCCAAGGCCTACAAGGACATGCAGGTCGACACGCACGGCGAGTTCGGCGGGCTCGGGCTCGAGGTCGTGCAGGACCAGGGCCTGGTCAAGGTCGTCTCGCCGATCGACGACACGCCGAGCGCCAAGGCGGGCATCAAGGCCGGCGACTATATCGTGGCCCTGGACGGCGACCCGATCGTCAACATGTCGTTGAACGAAGCCGTCGAGAAGATGCGCGGCGCGCCCGGCACCACGATCAAGATCACGCTGCGCCGCGAGGGCGAGCCGAAGCCGATCGACCTCACGCTGACCCGCGCCATCATCAAGGTCGCCTCCGTGCGCGGCCACCTGGAGCGCGACACGATCGCCTATCTCAGGATCTCGAGCTTCAAGGAGCAGACGGCGACCGAGCTCGAGGACACGTACAAGAAGCTCAAGGCCCAGGCCGGCAAGCTCACCGGCGTCGTGCTCGACCTGCGCAACGATCCGGGCGGGCTCCTCGACCAGGCGGTTGCCGTGTCCGACGACTTCCTCGAGCGGGGCGAGATCGTCTCGACGCGCGGCCGGCGGCCGGAGGACGTGCAGCGCTACAACGCCCATCCGGGCGAGATCACCAACGGCCTGCCGATCGTCGTGCTGATCAACGGCGGCACCGCCTCGGCGTCCGAGATCGTGGCCGGCGCGCTGCAGGACCATCACCGGGCCGTCGTGCTCGGCACCCGGTCGTTCGGCAAGGGCTCGGTCCAGACCATCATTCCGGTGCTGGGCCAGGGCGCCATGCGGCTCACCACGGCGCGCTACTTCACGCCGTCGGGCCGGTCGATCCAGGCCAAGGGCATCGAGCCCGACATCGTCGTCGAGCCGGCCAAGATCGAGAAGATCGGCGGGCCGGAGCGGCTGCACGAGGCCGACCTCAAGGGCGCGCTCAAGAACCCGGACGATCCGGCGAAGCCGGCTGCGGCCAAGCCTTCGGCGACCAAGGACCAAAGCGCCGGGAAGGACAAGGACCAGGAGGCCCCGCCGATGCCGGGCGACGTGATCGATCCGAGCGCGTCGGCCAAGGCGGACGATTATCAGCTGAGCCGGGCGCTCGACCTCCTGAAGGGCGTGGCGCTGTTCAGCAGTCGGGCGGTCGATTGA
- a CDS encoding murein hydrolase activator EnvC family protein: MALLIWGAAAAAETAPDEKLQNEKLKAVEQKLEAGRHESAQLDKQAATLVAEQARLQDASVAAAKSAQDYEERLTELEGQLKTLDAEAAAKQKALAADQAREAGLLSALEKLSQNPPEAMLFGPASPIDQVRGAMLLGAAVPQLEAQAKELQATLVEVKRLQAEISAKRSEMTQKQAALDAEQTRIGLMLRQKAALEGQTREAQGQTQKTLATLGAQASDLKDLIQRLERERQERAEAERKRAEEARQKAEREAAAKAEARRREAEAATRDTMSGGVAGRDVGPGGVAGRDIGPATAAITVAPPESPKGRDPLAPRGGGRKLEPGHYAAPVAGQVIKRFGESDGYQEAKGLTIRTRGAAQVVAPFDGQVMFAGPFKGYGQILIIDHGGGYHSLLAGIDQIEATVGQRVVTGEPVGVMKSGDPGPSLYLELRRQGQPINPLPWLAARDGKVSG, from the coding sequence GTGGCGCTCCTCATCTGGGGCGCCGCGGCCGCGGCTGAAACCGCGCCCGACGAGAAGCTGCAGAACGAGAAATTGAAGGCGGTCGAGCAGAAGCTCGAGGCCGGCCGGCATGAGAGCGCGCAACTCGACAAGCAGGCGGCGACACTCGTGGCCGAGCAGGCCCGGCTGCAGGATGCGTCGGTCGCGGCGGCGAAGAGCGCCCAGGACTACGAGGAGCGGCTGACCGAGCTCGAGGGCCAGCTGAAGACGCTCGATGCCGAGGCCGCGGCGAAGCAGAAGGCGCTCGCGGCCGATCAGGCGCGCGAGGCGGGCCTGCTCTCGGCCCTCGAGAAACTGTCGCAGAACCCGCCGGAGGCGATGCTGTTCGGCCCCGCCTCGCCGATCGACCAGGTACGCGGCGCCATGCTCTTGGGTGCCGCCGTGCCACAGCTCGAAGCGCAAGCGAAGGAGCTGCAGGCGACCTTGGTGGAGGTCAAGCGCCTGCAGGCCGAGATTTCGGCGAAACGCAGCGAGATGACGCAGAAGCAGGCGGCGCTCGACGCGGAGCAGACGCGGATCGGCCTGATGCTCCGCCAGAAGGCGGCGCTCGAGGGCCAGACGCGCGAGGCCCAGGGCCAGACCCAGAAGACGCTCGCGACCTTGGGCGCTCAGGCAAGCGATCTCAAAGATTTGATCCAGCGGCTGGAGCGCGAGCGGCAGGAGCGGGCGGAGGCCGAGCGTAAGCGCGCCGAGGAGGCGCGGCAAAAGGCCGAGCGCGAGGCGGCGGCGAAGGCCGAGGCCCGGCGCCGGGAGGCTGAGGCGGCGACCCGCGACACTATGTCCGGCGGCGTCGCGGGACGCGACGTTGGGCCCGGGGGCGTCGCGGGACGCGACATCGGGCCCGCGACCGCGGCCATCACGGTCGCCCCGCCGGAATCACCCAAGGGGCGCGACCCGCTGGCGCCGCGCGGTGGGGGGCGAAAGCTCGAACCCGGCCATTACGCGGCGCCGGTCGCGGGCCAGGTCATCAAGCGTTTCGGCGAGAGCGACGGGTACCAGGAAGCCAAGGGCCTGACCATCCGCACGCGCGGTGCTGCGCAGGTCGTGGCACCGTTCGACGGCCAGGTTATGTTCGCCGGTCCGTTCAAGGGCTACGGCCAAATCTTGATCATCGATCACGGCGGGGGATATCATTCACTTCTTGCTGGAATCGATCAGATCGAAGCGACGGTAGGTCAAAGGGTTGTGACGGGTGAACCGGTGGGCGTGATGAAATCCGGCGATCCCGGCCCGAGCCTCTATCTCGAATTGCGGCGACAGGGTCAGCCTATCAATCCGCTGCCGTGGCTGGCGGCACGCGATGGAAAAGTGAGTGGATGA
- the gpmI gene encoding 2,3-bisphosphoglycerate-independent phosphoglycerate mutase, giving the protein MTEKLQPATRPVVLCILDGWGYLPNGASNSITLAHTPNWNQLTRTAPHGIIEASEHNVGLPDGQMGNSEVGHMNLGAGRVVMQELPRIDAAIKDGTLAKNEALGKFIATLKETGGTAHLLGLMSPGGVHAHQRHIAALAHILTDAGVKVAVHAFLDGRDTPPKSAGEYLATFAKDVAGAKGASVATVIGRFYAMDRDNRWDRVEAAYRALVSAEGAKETEPVAAVEASHKADVTDEFVKPVVIGDYAGMKDGDGVLMANFRSDRAREILAALLDPKFDKFDRGPSVKFAAALGMVDYSTELKKLMATIFEPDGLENTFGEIVARAGWKQLRIAETEKYAHVTFFFNGGREEVFEGEERILVPSPKVATYDLKPEMSAYEVTDKLVDAIGTGRFDVVVVNYANADMVGHSGNIEAAKQAVEAVDTCLGRLADAVAKAGGTLLITADHGNVEQMTDPETGQPHTAHTTNPVPLVLINPPGWVKAVAPNGGKLADIAPTLLALLGLPRPKSMTGSSLLVPSAAPAAARASA; this is encoded by the coding sequence GTGACTGAAAAGCTCCAGCCCGCCACCCGCCCCGTCGTCCTCTGCATCCTCGACGGCTGGGGCTACCTGCCGAACGGCGCGTCCAACTCGATCACGCTCGCCCATACGCCGAATTGGAACCAGCTGACCCGGACCGCTCCGCACGGCATCATCGAGGCGAGCGAGCACAATGTCGGCCTGCCGGATGGCCAGATGGGCAATTCCGAGGTCGGCCACATGAACCTCGGCGCCGGCCGCGTGGTGATGCAGGAACTGCCGCGCATCGATGCGGCGATCAAGGACGGCACGCTCGCGAAGAACGAGGCGCTCGGCAAGTTCATCGCCACGCTCAAGGAGACCGGCGGCACTGCCCATCTGCTGGGCCTGATGTCGCCGGGCGGCGTGCATGCGCACCAGCGCCATATTGCCGCGCTGGCTCATATCCTGACGGACGCGGGCGTCAAGGTCGCGGTCCACGCCTTCCTCGACGGCCGCGACACGCCGCCCAAGAGCGCCGGCGAGTATCTCGCGACCTTCGCCAAGGACGTCGCGGGTGCGAAGGGCGCTTCGGTCGCGACCGTGATCGGCCGCTTCTACGCCATGGACCGCGACAATCGCTGGGACCGGGTCGAGGCGGCCTACCGTGCGCTCGTTTCGGCCGAGGGTGCCAAGGAGACGGAGCCCGTCGCCGCGGTCGAGGCTTCGCACAAGGCCGACGTCACCGACGAGTTCGTGAAGCCGGTCGTCATCGGCGATTACGCCGGCATGAAGGACGGCGACGGCGTGCTGATGGCGAATTTCCGCTCCGACCGGGCGCGCGAGATCCTGGCGGCGCTGCTCGATCCGAAGTTCGACAAGTTCGACCGCGGCCCGTCCGTCAAGTTCGCGGCCGCGCTCGGCATGGTCGACTATTCGACCGAGCTCAAGAAGCTCATGGCCACGATCTTCGAGCCGGACGGGCTCGAGAACACGTTCGGCGAGATCGTCGCGCGTGCCGGCTGGAAGCAGTTGCGCATCGCCGAGACCGAGAAATATGCCCACGTGACCTTCTTCTTCAACGGCGGGCGCGAAGAGGTGTTCGAGGGCGAGGAGCGCATCCTGGTGCCGTCGCCCAAGGTCGCGACCTACGACCTGAAGCCCGAGATGTCGGCCTACGAGGTGACGGACAAGCTGGTCGACGCGATCGGCACCGGCCGGTTCGACGTGGTCGTGGTCAATTACGCCAATGCCGACATGGTCGGCCATTCCGGCAATATCGAAGCGGCGAAGCAGGCGGTCGAGGCGGTCGACACCTGCCTCGGGCGCCTGGCCGACGCGGTCGCCAAGGCGGGCGGCACGCTGCTCATCACCGCCGATCACGGCAATGTCGAGCAGATGACCGACCCCGAGACCGGCCAGCCGCACACGGCGCACACGACCAACCCGGTGCCGCTGGTGCTGATCAACCCGCCGGGCTGGGTCAAGGCGGTGGCGCCCAACGGCGGCAAGCTCGCCGACATCGCGCCGACGCTGCTGGCGCTCCTGGGCCTGCCGCGGCCGAAGTCCATGACGGGCAGCTCGCTGCTCGTGCCGTCCGCGGCACCAGCTGCTGCGCGTGCCTCGGCCTGA
- a CDS encoding phosphonate degradation HD-domain oxygenase codes for MPMTTSKIDAETDALVALFTRHGGDGYFGERVTQAEHALQSAALAEDEGAAPALVVAALLHDVGHLIHTGGEDIADRGIDARHEAIGATYLARLFGPAVVEPVRLHVPAKRYLCAIDKGYWQDLSPASKQSLELQGGVFSPDEAEAFANLPQAQDAVRLRRWDDRAKVMGLETRPIESYRELIAAVMASHPAN; via the coding sequence ATGCCCATGACAACCTCCAAGATCGACGCCGAAACCGACGCTCTCGTGGCGCTCTTCACCCGCCACGGCGGCGACGGCTATTTCGGTGAACGGGTCACCCAGGCCGAGCATGCGCTGCAGAGCGCCGCCCTCGCCGAGGATGAAGGTGCCGCGCCGGCGCTCGTCGTGGCCGCCTTGCTGCATGACGTCGGCCACCTGATCCATACCGGCGGCGAAGATATCGCCGACCGCGGCATTGACGCCCGCCACGAGGCGATCGGCGCCACGTACCTCGCCCGCCTGTTCGGCCCGGCCGTGGTCGAGCCGGTGCGGCTTCATGTCCCGGCCAAACGCTACCTCTGCGCCATCGACAAGGGTTATTGGCAGGACCTGTCGCCCGCTTCGAAGCAGAGCCTGGAGCTGCAGGGCGGCGTGTTCAGCCCGGACGAGGCCGAGGCCTTCGCCAACCTGCCGCAGGCGCAGGACGCCGTGCGACTCCGGCGCTGGGACGACCGGGCCAAGGTCATGGGCCTCGAGACCCGCCCCATCGAGTCCTATCGCGAGCTGATCGCCGCGGTCATGGCGAGCCATCCGGCCAACTGA
- a CDS encoding YbfB/YjiJ family MFS transporter: MFVGVGLGRFAYTPIVPFLAQAGIDPVEAGYAGAANLAGYFVGAALAHRLGVALGAGRAIRAALLLTILSFLGSAAPLGFPWLAFWRLVAGVTGGVLMVVGASTALGRVAVEARGRAAGIIMTGVGLGVILGSAAVGPLADRDVRLVWLALAGLSFVASALSWPAWRDGRVPGAEPDASLAAAPRFGPAVLLLVIAYGFDGAGFVPHTIFWVDYVARALGLGPWGGLTWLGFGAGALAGPVAVGVLADRLGFGRSLIVALLVKTLAIVLAIVATAPAPLMLSAFLVGALSPGMSALVSARLLELLDHRRHGRAWGLATLGFSAAQAAGGLALSSAFAALGTYPPIYGAGALLEAAGLALATWGWAIGGSAASRGR, translated from the coding sequence GTGTTCGTCGGTGTCGGCCTCGGGCGCTTCGCCTACACGCCGATCGTGCCGTTCCTGGCCCAGGCCGGGATCGATCCGGTCGAGGCCGGCTATGCCGGGGCCGCCAATCTCGCGGGATATTTCGTGGGTGCCGCGCTCGCCCATCGCCTGGGCGTCGCGCTGGGCGCCGGGCGTGCCATCCGCGCAGCACTCCTCCTCACCATCCTGAGCTTTCTTGGCTCCGCCGCCCCGCTCGGCTTCCCGTGGCTCGCCTTCTGGCGGCTCGTCGCCGGCGTGACCGGCGGCGTGCTGATGGTGGTCGGCGCCTCGACGGCGCTCGGCCGCGTCGCGGTCGAGGCACGTGGCCGGGCGGCCGGCATCATCATGACCGGCGTCGGCCTCGGCGTGATCCTCGGCAGCGCCGCGGTCGGGCCGCTCGCGGACCGGGACGTCCGCCTCGTCTGGCTGGCGCTTGCCGGCCTGTCCTTCGTCGCGAGCGCGCTTTCCTGGCCGGCCTGGCGCGACGGCCGCGTCCCCGGCGCCGAACCGGACGCCAGCCTCGCCGCTGCACCCCGGTTCGGGCCGGCCGTGCTGCTGCTTGTCATCGCCTATGGCTTCGACGGCGCCGGCTTCGTGCCGCACACGATCTTCTGGGTCGACTATGTCGCACGCGCCCTCGGCCTCGGGCCGTGGGGCGGCCTCACCTGGCTGGGCTTCGGCGCCGGCGCGCTCGCGGGTCCGGTCGCGGTCGGCGTGCTGGCGGACCGGCTCGGGTTCGGCCGCAGCCTGATCGTGGCCTTGCTCGTCAAGACCTTGGCGATCGTGCTCGCCATCGTCGCGACCGCGCCGGCCCCCCTGATGCTGTCGGCCTTCCTGGTGGGGGCGCTCTCGCCCGGCATGTCGGCGCTGGTGTCGGCCCGGCTGCTCGAGCTCCTGGATCACCGCCGCCACGGCCGGGCCTGGGGCCTGGCCACGCTCGGCTTCAGCGCGGCACAGGCCGCGGGCGGCCTCGCGCTCAGCAGCGCCTTCGCAGCGCTCGGCACCTATCCGCCGATCTATGGGGCGGGCGCGTTACTCGAGGCCGCGGGCTTGGCGCTCGCGACCTGGGGCTGGGCGATCGGGGGCAGCGCCGCATCGCGCGGCCGGTAG